The Lemur catta isolate mLemCat1 chromosome 8, mLemCat1.pri, whole genome shotgun sequence genome has a segment encoding these proteins:
- the LOC123643526 gene encoding serine/threonine-protein kinase 11-interacting protein isoform X2 produces MDLCELYHLDISYNRLHLVPRMGPSGAALGVLILRGNELQSLCGLEQLRNLRHLDVAYNLLEGHRELSPLWLLAELRKLYLEGNPLWFHPAHRAATAQYLSPRARDAASCFLLDGKVLSLTDLQTPSSLGLGPMAPPLSWPVGSTTETSGGPDISDSLSSGGPVIQPLLHKVKSRVRVRRASISEPSDTDPEPRTLHPSPAGWFVQQHRELELMNSFRERFGCDWLQYRNHLESSGSPLPATSKTPALSTPPPDSPGTDAPLSPSPPGEEARGPGESPQKMAEEVRVEPEPQEEELEEQEREEGGKEEQEEEEEQEQKEVEAELCRPMLVCPLEGPEGIRGRECFLRVTSAHLFEVELQAARTLERLELQSLEAAEIEPETRTQRELVPEGSELLPGAPVLVLRFSYICPDRQSRRYAVLEPDAHTAVQELLAVLAPFTTAAQHQLGEARDLLGGRFQCLRCGRVFKPEEPRLGLDSEEGWRPLFQNTESPAVCPNCGSDHVVLLAQSGRTPNREQKQGEQSPAPSQCASPGCDPAGLRDHHSRAESILPQAPIARDHNSWSLSLPPEHHGLRSVDHRLRLFLDVEVFSDAQEEFQCCLKVPVVLAGHSGEFPCLVVVSDHRLYLLKVTGEIREPLASWLQLTLAIPLQDLSGIELGLAGQSLRLEWAAGAGSFTLLPRDARRCRAFLEELIDVLQSLPPTWKNCVRATEEAVTPQHRLWPLLEKDSSLEAPQFFYLRVFLVEGPSTCPVSLLLTLSTLYLLEEDPAGSQAEPSLPAASGEASEKGPPLRPDPSVRVREQQPLSSLSSVLLYRVAPEDLRLVFYDEVSRLQSFWALRVVCREQLTALLAWIREPWEELFSIGLRTVTQEALDLDR; encoded by the exons gaTTTGTGTGAGCTTTACcatctggacatttcctataacCGCCTGCATTTGGTGCCGAGGATGGGACCCTcaggggctgccctgggggtCTTGATACTGCGAGGCAATGAGCTTCAGAGCTTGTGTG GCCTGGAACAGCTGAGGAACCTGCGGCACCTGGACGTGGCATATAACCTGCTGGAAGGACACAGGGAGCTGTCGCCACTGTGGCTGTTGGCAGAGCTCCGCAAA CTCTACCTGGAGGGGAACCCTTTGTGGTTCCACCCTGCGCACCGAGCAGCCACTGCCCAGTACTTGTCACCCCGTGCCAGGGATGCTGCTTCTTGT TTCCTTCTTGATGGTAAAGTCTTGTCGCTGACAGATTTACAG ACCCCCTCATCCTTGGGACTTGGCCCCATGGCCCCGCCTCTGTCCTGGCCAGTGGGGAGTACCACTGAAACCTCAGGTGGCCCTGACATAAGTGACAGCCTTTCCTCAGGGGGCCCTGTGATCCAGCCCCTGCTTCATAAGGTTAAG AGCCGAGTCCGTGTGAGGCGGGCAAGCATCTCTGAACCCAGTGATACGGACCCGGAGCCCCGAACTCTGCACCCCTCCCCAGCTG GATGGTTTGTACAACAACATCGGGAACTTGAGCTCATGAACAGCTTCCGGGAGCGGTTTGGCTGTGACTGGCTGCAGTACAGGAACCACCTGGAGAGCTCTGGGAGCCCCCTTCCGGCCACCTCCAAGACTCCTGCCCTCAGCACACCTCCTCCGGACTCTCCGGGCACAGACGCTCCACTCAGCCCTTCGCCCCCAGGGGAGGAAGCCAGAGGCCCCGGGGAGTCACCACAGAAGATGGCAGAGGAGGTCAGGGTGGAGCCGGAGCCGCAGGAAGAAGAGCTGGAGgaacaggagagagaggagggaggaaaggaggaacaggaggaggaagaggagcaggaacAGAAGGAAGTGGAAG CGGAGCTCTGTCGCCCCATGTTGGTGTGTCCCCTGGAGGGGCCTGAGGGCATTCGGGGCAGGGAGTGCTTTCTCCGGGTCACTTCTGCCCACTTGTTTGAGGTGGAACTCCAAGCGGCTCGAACCCTGGAACGGCTCGAGCTCCAGAGTCTGGAGGCAGCTGAGATAGAGCCCGAGACCCGAACTCAGAGAGAACTGGTGCCCGAG GGCTCAGAACTGCTCCCCGGAGCCCCTGTCCTTGTTCTGCGCTTCTCCTACATTTGCCCTGACCGGCAGTCGCGTCGCTATGCGGTGCTGGAGCCTGATGCGCACACAGCTGTCCAG GAGCTGCTTGCTGTGTTGGCCCCGTTCACCACCGCGGCTCAGCATCAGCTCGGGGAAGCCAGGGACCTGCTGGGGGGCAGATTCCAGTGTCTACGCTGTGGCCGTGTGTTCAAGCCAGAGGAGCCCAGGCTGGGATTGGACAGTGAGGAAGGCTGGAGGCCTCTGTTCCAAAACACAG AATCTCCCGCTGTGTGTCCAAACTGTGGTAGTGACCATGTGGTTCTCCTGGCTCAGTCTGGGAGAACCCCCAACCGGGAGCAGAAACAGGGGGAGCAATCGCCAGCTCCCTCTCAGTGCGCCAGCCCTGGCTGTGACCCTGCTGGCCTCCGTGACCACCACAGTAGGGCTGAGAGCATCCTACCTCAGGCACCGATTGCCCGTGACCACAATAGTTGGAGCCTCAGTCTCC CCCCTGAGCACCATGGCCTGCGCTCTGTGGATCACCGGCTCCGGCTCTTCCTGGACGTCGAGGTGTTCAGCGATGCCCAGGAGGAGTTCCAGTGCTGCCTCAAG GTGCCAGTGGTGTTGGCAGGCCACTCTGGGGAATTTCCGTGCCTTGTGGTGGTGTCTGACCACAGGCTTTACCTGTTAAAGGTGACAGGGGAGATTCG TGAGCCTCTGGCTAGCTGGCTCCAGCTGACCCTGGCCATTCCCCTGCAGGATCTGAGCGGCATAGAGCTGGGCCTGGCAGGACAGAGCCTGCGGCTGGAGTGGGCGGCTGGGGCAGGCAGCTTCACGCTGCTGCCCCGAGACGCCAGGCGTTGCCGGGCCTTCCTAGAGGAGCTCATCG ATGTCTTGCAGTCTCTGCCCCCCACCTGGAAAAACTGTGTCCGTGCCACGGAGGAGGCGGTGACCCCGCAGCACCGGCTCTG GCCATTGCTGGAAAAAGACTCATCCTTGGAGGCTCCTCAGTTCTTCTACCTTCGAGTGTTCCTGGTTGAAG GCCCTTCTACCTGTCCTGTGTCCCTGTTGCTGACTCTGTCTACCCTGTACCTGTTAGAGGAGGACCCTGCTGGGTCCCAGGCAGAGCCCTCTCTTCCAGCAGCATCTGGGGAAGCCTCTGAGAAGGGCCCTCCCTTGAGGCCAGACCCCTCCGTGCGTGTCCGGGAGCAGCAGCCACTCAGCAGCCTGAGCTCAGTGCTGCTCTACCGCGTGGCCCCGGAGGACTTGCGGCTAGTCTTCTACGACGAG GTGTCTCGGCTGCAGAGCTTCTGGGCACTCCGTGTTGTGTGTCGGGAGCAGCTGACAGCCCTGCTGGCCTGGATCCGGGAGCCCTGGGAGGAGTTGTTTTCCATCGGACTCCGGACTGTGACCCAAGAGGCTCTGGACCTTGACCGTTGA